In Scyliorhinus canicula chromosome 8, sScyCan1.1, whole genome shotgun sequence, one DNA window encodes the following:
- the LOC119970791 gene encoding 5'-AMP-activated protein kinase catalytic subunit alpha-1-like, giving the protein MIDDEALKEVCEKFECSEEEVLNCLYSHNHQDPLAVAYHLIIDNRRIMNEAKDFYLASSPPDSASFLDDQHFVSRVHPERVPFLVAEAAPRPRHTLDELNPQKSKHPGVRRAKWHLGIRSQSRPNDIMAEVCRAMKQLGYEWKLVNPYYLRVRRMNTTTGTFSKMSLQLYQVDSRTYLVDFRSIEAEEVIEPKSGSTTPRRSGSIGSYHRSSSKNDSDTDSTGKPAEGAMSWSGTSLGESGLPSELNPRPGSHIVEFFEMCANLIKLLAR; this is encoded by the exons ATGATCGATGATGAAGCCCTGAAGGAAGTGTGTGAGAAGTTTGAGTGCAGCGAAGAGGAGGTGTTGAACTGTTTGTACAGCCATAACCACCAGGATCCACTGGCTGTGGCCTACCACCTCATCATTGACAACCGGCGCATCATGAACGAGGCCAAGGATTTCTACCTGGCCTCCAGCCCGCCCGACAGTGCCTCCTTCCTCGACGATCAACACTTTGTCTCCAGGGTTCACCCTGAGCGGGTGCCCTTCCTGGTGGCAGAGGCTGCTCCTAGGCCCAGGCACACCCTGGACGAGCTGAACCCTCAgaaatccaaacacccaggggtgcGCCGAGCCAAGTGGCACCTGGGCATCCGGAGCCAGAGCCGGCCAAACGACATCATGGCTGAAGTGTGTCGTGCCATGAAACAGCTGGGGTACGAATGGAAG CTGGTAAACCCCTATTATTTACGAGTCCGGAGGATGAACACCACCACAGGCACGTTTTCGAAGATGAGTCTTCAGTTGTATCAGGTGGACAGCCGTACCTATCTGGTGGACTTTCGCAGCATCGAAG CGGAAGAGGTGATTGAGCCCAAATCCGGTTCCACCACGCCTCGGCGTTCCGGCTCCATCGGCAGCTACCACCGGAGCAGCTCCAAAAACGACTCCGACACTGATTCCACAGGGAAGCCTGCTGAGGGGGCCATGTCGTGGTCTGGGACCTCACTGGGAGAGTCTGGCCTCCCCTCTGAGCTGAACCCAAGACCTGGCAGTCACATCGTTGAATTCTTCGAAATGTGCGCTAACCTGATCAAACTACTGGCTCGATAA